From Sporosarcina sp. FSL W7-1349, a single genomic window includes:
- a CDS encoding McrB family protein gives MYRFWEPFILGVVAETAEARYPGQRSVFINNSNEIQFSIRILSTPPHSFPNSQRVITCWGSDLEQHGFEDHYFDKEQRIQSLIDFLDGQLLVFQVEKRIGPNVEYFTAKNIHLLPKKASFTPESSYIPVPLFTENKDKATQEDFTWEQFIQNLNDGTYIGRNEHVSREPEDTPRILLYKTIDNEYYAVGEFISHHYAHGGFSFESEDKTIKYNLVDKKVMNEIYNFQDVMFVGMDQDHEIITSLQDESATAKTTTVQVPMQDEAVLEEKEVVHVEKMPEPVSVNEGEDKLKGMEEAFMEQFLTETKKMNLMYNTEDLYNFHTCVKTGGLTILAGMSGTGKSQLVNAYQKGLHLDADKFLMIPVSPTWTDDTDLIGYPDIVNNVYRPADTGLVNLLIEAEKNRSETFVVCFDEMNLAKVEHYFSQFLSVLEMEKGRRKLKLYNRDLQNKFYNGSYYPPEVLIGDNVIFTGTVNLDESTHQFSDKVLDRSNLLTLHVEPFTKMLLMDSQPEKGESKTKNSYAVHAFIYQDRKLTLSDYELEFLWNVHQLLNTVTPNMGIGPRIVKQIDLYIKNLSHLDGCPIDREKAFDLQFAQRILPKIRGSEEMLQHLLGVYNPDTKESQNSKLIQLFDEYDSISEFEKSRLILSEKAKELTRNGYTI, from the coding sequence ATGTATAGATTTTGGGAGCCATTTATCTTAGGAGTAGTAGCTGAAACGGCGGAAGCACGGTATCCGGGCCAACGCTCTGTTTTTATTAATAACTCGAATGAGATCCAGTTTTCAATCCGGATTCTTTCGACTCCGCCCCATAGCTTCCCAAACAGTCAGCGGGTAATCACTTGTTGGGGCAGCGACTTGGAGCAACATGGATTTGAGGATCATTATTTCGACAAGGAACAGCGGATCCAAAGCCTAATAGATTTTCTCGATGGACAACTTCTTGTTTTTCAAGTGGAAAAGCGGATCGGTCCAAATGTCGAGTATTTTACGGCGAAAAACATTCATCTTTTACCGAAAAAAGCATCGTTCACGCCGGAATCCAGTTATATTCCCGTACCTCTTTTCACGGAGAACAAGGACAAGGCTACACAGGAGGATTTCACATGGGAACAGTTCATCCAGAACTTGAATGATGGAACATACATAGGCCGGAATGAGCATGTTTCGAGAGAGCCGGAAGATACACCTCGCATTCTCTTGTATAAGACGATTGACAATGAATATTATGCAGTCGGAGAATTCATTAGCCACCATTATGCCCATGGCGGCTTTAGTTTTGAATCGGAAGATAAAACCATCAAATACAATTTGGTGGATAAAAAAGTTATGAATGAAATCTATAATTTCCAAGATGTCATGTTCGTAGGCATGGATCAAGACCATGAAATTATCACGTCGCTGCAGGATGAGAGTGCGACCGCGAAGACGACGACGGTCCAAGTCCCCATGCAGGATGAAGCGGTCCTAGAGGAAAAGGAAGTTGTCCATGTCGAAAAAATGCCGGAACCTGTCTCAGTGAATGAGGGCGAGGATAAGCTCAAAGGGATGGAAGAGGCATTCATGGAGCAATTTTTAACTGAAACAAAAAAGATGAATCTGATGTACAATACCGAGGATTTGTACAACTTTCATACTTGCGTCAAAACGGGCGGACTGACTATTCTGGCAGGGATGAGCGGGACGGGGAAATCCCAGTTAGTCAATGCCTATCAGAAGGGTCTGCATTTGGATGCCGATAAGTTCTTGATGATCCCGGTTAGCCCGACATGGACAGATGACACCGACTTAATTGGATATCCGGACATTGTCAATAATGTCTATCGCCCGGCGGACACGGGTCTCGTCAACTTGCTGATCGAGGCGGAGAAGAATCGCTCGGAAACGTTCGTCGTCTGTTTTGATGAGATGAACTTGGCAAAAGTGGAACATTATTTTTCTCAATTTCTTTCCGTCCTGGAAATGGAAAAAGGCCGCCGGAAACTGAAGTTATACAATCGGGACCTGCAAAACAAATTTTATAACGGTTCCTATTACCCGCCGGAAGTGCTGATCGGGGATAATGTCATCTTTACAGGTACGGTGAACTTGGATGAGAGCACCCATCAATTTAGTGATAAGGTTCTGGATCGCTCCAATCTTCTCACCTTGCACGTAGAACCTTTTACTAAGATGTTGCTCATGGACAGCCAGCCGGAAAAAGGAGAGTCGAAGACGAAAAATTCCTATGCGGTCCATGCCTTTATTTACCAAGACCGAAAGTTGACTCTGTCCGACTATGAGCTTGAGTTTTTATGGAATGTCCATCAATTATTGAATACCGTCACCCCGAATATGGGAATTGGTCCACGGATTGTGAAACAAATTGATTTATATATTAAGAATTTGTCTCATTTGGATGGTTGTCCAATCGACCGGGAGAAGGCGTTCGATTTGCAGTTTGCGCAACGGATTCTACCCAAAATACGGGGGTCGGAAGAAATGCTGCAACATCTGTTGGGTGTTTACAATCCGGACACAAAAGAAAGCCAAAACTCCAAGCTAATTCAGCTATTTGATGAATATGACTCCATTTCTGAATTTGAGAAATCCCGGTTAATCCTTTCAGAAAAAGCGAAGGAGCTTACGAGAAATGGTTACACAATTTAA
- a CDS encoding thiolase C-terminal domain-containing protein — protein MDKISNKYAVVGVGEYERSRKSGTTPLQMALVAARNALQDAGLEASDIDGIMNYSTGGDSCTSHEVATYLGARPKYVKDISGGGSSTEMLIGDAIGMIDAGLLNTVLIYRSMNGASGQLVGRGYDPNMLQNALPGGSFIIPYGSASPSQWFGIFATRHMHQTGLTKEHLGQVCIDFYEHAQRNPKAHLNGKTLTMEEYLNTPDISSPFNIHDCCLELDEANAIIVTSADRAKDCKSRPVYIMGITPRETHPHAHYWSDLDQVAADHVAPALYQSAGVKPEDIQVAAIYDCFSWVVLRQLEAYGLAPRGEVGDFVAAGNLKMGGKLPTNTAGGMLAEGYTHGMNNVLEIVRQLRHEYKGSDRQVEDCEIGICTGWSGPDLAGAMILGN, from the coding sequence ATGGATAAGATATCCAATAAGTATGCCGTTGTCGGAGTGGGAGAATACGAACGATCCAGAAAGTCAGGGACAACACCGCTGCAAATGGCATTGGTGGCTGCCCGAAACGCCTTGCAAGACGCGGGGCTGGAGGCATCAGATATAGATGGCATCATGAATTATTCAACAGGCGGCGACTCCTGCACATCTCATGAGGTCGCTACCTATTTAGGCGCCCGTCCGAAGTATGTCAAAGACATAAGTGGAGGCGGAAGCAGTACGGAAATGCTAATTGGAGATGCGATCGGCATGATCGACGCGGGTTTGCTGAACACTGTTTTGATTTACCGATCGATGAATGGGGCTTCAGGTCAACTCGTCGGACGGGGCTATGACCCCAACATGCTGCAGAACGCGTTGCCGGGCGGAAGTTTCATCATCCCGTATGGATCGGCCAGTCCGTCTCAATGGTTCGGCATATTCGCCACGCGCCATATGCACCAAACCGGTTTGACAAAAGAGCATCTGGGACAAGTGTGCATTGACTTTTATGAACATGCGCAGCGCAATCCGAAGGCTCATTTGAACGGCAAAACGCTGACGATGGAAGAGTATCTTAATACGCCGGATATCAGCTCTCCCTTCAATATCCATGATTGCTGTTTGGAATTGGATGAAGCGAATGCCATCATCGTCACTTCGGCGGACCGGGCGAAAGATTGTAAATCGCGGCCGGTCTATATTATGGGAATTACCCCACGGGAAACACATCCCCATGCCCATTATTGGTCTGATCTTGACCAAGTTGCCGCAGATCATGTGGCGCCTGCACTCTATCAATCAGCCGGCGTAAAACCGGAAGATATCCAAGTGGCGGCTATCTATGATTGTTTCAGTTGGGTCGTGTTGCGCCAGTTGGAGGCCTATGGTTTAGCGCCTCGCGGTGAGGTAGGCGATTTCGTAGCAGCCGGGAACTTGAAGATGGGAGGCAAGTTGCCGACGAACACGGCGGGCGGCATGTTGGCAGAAGGTTATACGCATGGCATGAATAATGTCCTGGAAATCGTCAGGCAGTTGCGACATGAATATAAAGGGTCCGATCGCCAAGTGGAAGATTGCGAGATCGGGATTTGTACCGGTTGGAGCGGTCCAGATCTGGCAGGGGCCATGATTCTTGGAAACTAG
- a CDS encoding SRPBCC family protein: MIAKISKTQQGYMAQFERHLPHPAEEVWTWLTENDKLAQWFPELRAGDLRKGGFMAFDMQDGHLEELEITDFQMGHLLEFNWWAEHVRFELTEESAGSRLLMQEKIAHLTDHTPKDLAGWHVCLDVICALADGKSVDNRKDEWKFWYEKYTNAIDEIKPHAT, encoded by the coding sequence GTGATAGCGAAGATCAGCAAAACGCAACAAGGTTACATGGCACAATTCGAACGCCATCTCCCGCACCCTGCCGAAGAAGTTTGGACATGGTTAACCGAAAATGACAAGTTGGCCCAGTGGTTTCCTGAACTGCGCGCCGGCGATCTCCGGAAAGGGGGATTCATGGCATTTGACATGCAGGATGGCCACTTGGAAGAACTCGAAATTACGGATTTCCAAATGGGGCATCTTTTAGAATTCAATTGGTGGGCGGAACATGTCCGGTTTGAGCTGACCGAAGAGTCTGCCGGTAGCCGACTACTAATGCAGGAAAAAATCGCACACCTGACAGATCACACCCCGAAGGATTTGGCAGGATGGCATGTTTGCCTAGATGTGATCTGCGCTTTGGCCGATGGAAAAAGCGTCGATAACCGCAAGGATGAATGGAAGTTTTGGTATGAAAAATATACAAATGCAATCGATGAAATAAAACCTCATGCTACCTGA
- a CDS encoding PhzF family phenazine biosynthesis protein has product MKEIQVYHYDAFSIKPGKGNPAGIILNGEHLSTEEMQQVAKVVGFSECAFPILSDHADIRIRYFTPGYETPLCGHATMASIAALLDQNVLPLKENYLIETLAGVLPVSVSKDDAFYQIRMHHAKPQFRYFEGIIEDLAQSLNIPVSAIDTTYPIVYGSTGQWTLCVPIVDVNVFKQMKPQTAQFPEILKELPKSSIHPFSFTALNDDADLHARHFSSPDAGIIEDPVTGTASGVLGAYIATYLKPELKETYDIVVEQGQEMGKDGRVIVHVNAQDDLSIAISGTAVFVEGIKITI; this is encoded by the coding sequence TTGAAAGAAATACAGGTTTATCATTATGATGCTTTTTCAATAAAACCGGGGAAAGGGAACCCAGCCGGAATTATACTGAACGGGGAACACCTTTCTACCGAAGAAATGCAGCAGGTGGCCAAAGTGGTCGGGTTTAGTGAATGTGCATTTCCCATCTTATCGGATCATGCAGACATTCGGATCCGTTATTTTACACCCGGTTATGAAACACCTCTTTGTGGACATGCGACAATGGCTTCCATTGCGGCTCTCCTCGATCAAAACGTTCTTCCCCTGAAAGAAAACTATTTAATTGAAACATTAGCCGGTGTCCTTCCGGTAAGTGTTTCAAAGGATGATGCCTTTTATCAAATTCGGATGCATCACGCAAAACCGCAGTTCCGGTATTTCGAAGGGATAATAGAGGATTTGGCCCAAAGTCTAAACATCCCTGTTTCCGCCATCGATACAACATATCCAATTGTCTATGGCAGTACGGGGCAGTGGACCTTATGTGTTCCCATTGTAGATGTCAACGTATTTAAGCAAATGAAACCGCAAACGGCACAATTTCCGGAAATTTTAAAAGAACTTCCAAAGTCGTCCATTCATCCTTTCAGTTTCACAGCATTAAACGATGATGCGGATCTTCATGCCAGGCACTTTTCATCGCCTGACGCAGGTATAATCGAGGACCCTGTCACAGGTACGGCATCCGGTGTGTTAGGTGCATATATTGCAACTTACCTCAAACCTGAGTTAAAAGAAACATACGATATAGTCGTAGAACAAGGCCAGGAAATGGGGAAGGACGGACGTGTAATTGTCCATGTCAATGCGCAAGATGACCTGAGCATTGCGATTTCGGGAACAGCTGTATTTGTCGAGGGAATTAAAATAACGATATGA
- a CDS encoding MaoC/PaaZ C-terminal domain-containing protein yields MSINLTIKPDLLEEGQQLEPMTKPPVTKVQLVKYAGASGDFNPLHTDDEFARSIGMDGVIAHGMLVMGFLGQYAMELAGEQAEIAQFNMRFGAVTRPGDEITCKGKVDKLYEGDGIQFARLELYAEKAPGEVVGSGNAILRFR; encoded by the coding sequence GTGAGTATAAATTTGACGATCAAGCCGGATTTATTGGAAGAGGGCCAGCAGTTGGAACCGATGACGAAGCCCCCTGTAACGAAGGTGCAATTGGTGAAATATGCAGGGGCTTCGGGAGATTTTAATCCGCTCCATACAGATGATGAATTTGCTCGAAGTATCGGAATGGACGGAGTGATTGCCCATGGGATGCTCGTGATGGGCTTTTTGGGCCAGTATGCGATGGAACTGGCGGGCGAGCAGGCCGAGATTGCCCAGTTCAACATGCGATTCGGTGCGGTGACACGGCCGGGCGACGAAATTACTTGCAAGGGCAAGGTAGACAAGCTGTATGAAGGGGACGGAATACAATTTGCCCGCCTGGAACTGTATGCAGAAAAGGCACCGGGAGAAGTGGTTGGCAGCGGGAATGCTATTTTGCGTTTCCGGTAG
- a CDS encoding helix-turn-helix domain-containing protein: MFDLQLIQSFLQEREVPIAFQIWETTFENPSGRPIGKSSQRTIHVPPRPDSLYPSIQQLSLHGQTFVYFIYSADYHLTITFQSETHFRLQDLQVLYHLLYPLYSDYVVDNGQAKLNTIIESISDTTSSLDLDKVFSNILVNTLEVITNADYGTLWLHDSKSDRLVCKASEGYLLDGIWQMQFEIGEGPIGHSFQWGIPILIQDPTDMSKKGIRRISVENARLWDSTSDYVTTIKSVLAYPIFVDGKVECVMYLGQLRTENLLDEQDLWLLKVFTTQVGIAIRNARQFADIKELNHHLIKRDDIHSTLTNLSIRNMGAKKIVQELSRMIGQKLLFVDLMEHEWFPASQKIPHNIPFKELLKIAAERRGTNSYEIMKDGEVTHHLYPIRSGTVILGCLIINAQKPLSRLGQMAIEQGLSVLALELVQKQNISEFYYKNQRELFNSLIQTTDPTVRLQTASELGIQEDNQFATVVFQYTDYTDSQLLAAYVHRLIAQIKKNGAPYIQTIFGYQNKVIVLAALPTSSDCIQFEKQLNDILMESSSTKKFKLSGGMGSIYEGIHLIEKSYQEAQIALSNPASRQIRGRLVKYSDIGINRLFTNQNTEEISRFLVEIFEPLRMVDKTNQTLEKTLLTYFECNRSAVEAAQLLHVHINTLYQRLKKIEECLDLSFKNPEDVLRLQLACYLKESMGIG, encoded by the coding sequence TTGTTTGATTTACAGCTAATCCAATCATTTTTGCAGGAGAGAGAAGTACCAATCGCCTTTCAAATTTGGGAAACTACTTTTGAAAATCCATCCGGCCGGCCGATTGGAAAGAGCAGTCAACGAACAATCCATGTACCGCCTCGTCCGGATTCATTGTATCCTTCTATCCAACAGCTCTCGCTCCATGGACAAACGTTCGTTTATTTCATTTATTCGGCGGATTATCATCTGACGATAACATTTCAAAGCGAAACCCATTTCAGATTGCAGGACTTGCAAGTGCTCTATCATCTGCTTTATCCGCTCTATTCTGATTATGTGGTCGACAACGGACAGGCAAAGCTGAACACAATCATCGAGAGTATAAGCGATACGACATCATCCCTTGATTTGGATAAGGTATTTTCCAATATCTTGGTCAATACATTGGAAGTCATCACGAATGCGGATTATGGGACACTTTGGCTGCATGATTCCAAATCGGACCGGCTTGTGTGCAAAGCATCCGAAGGGTATCTACTAGATGGGATTTGGCAGATGCAATTCGAAATCGGGGAGGGGCCGATCGGGCATTCTTTTCAATGGGGCATTCCGATCCTTATTCAAGATCCGACCGATATGAGCAAAAAGGGGATTCGACGAATATCTGTGGAAAATGCCCGACTTTGGGACAGCACTTCCGATTATGTAACGACAATCAAATCGGTATTGGCCTATCCGATTTTTGTCGATGGAAAAGTGGAATGTGTCATGTATTTGGGGCAGTTGAGGACAGAGAATCTATTAGATGAGCAAGATTTATGGTTGCTAAAAGTCTTTACGACTCAAGTCGGGATTGCCATCCGGAACGCCAGACAATTCGCTGACATCAAAGAACTGAACCATCATCTCATCAAAAGGGATGATATTCACTCGACCTTGACGAATTTATCGATCCGGAATATGGGAGCGAAGAAAATCGTGCAGGAACTCAGCCGCATGATCGGGCAGAAATTACTGTTTGTCGATCTAATGGAGCATGAATGGTTCCCTGCCAGCCAAAAAATTCCGCATAATATACCGTTCAAAGAATTATTGAAAATTGCGGCAGAACGAAGAGGGACAAATTCATATGAAATTATGAAGGACGGAGAAGTAACGCATCATTTGTATCCGATCCGTTCCGGGACCGTTATTTTGGGCTGTCTCATTATCAACGCCCAAAAACCGCTAAGCCGGTTGGGTCAAATGGCGATAGAGCAAGGGCTTTCGGTCCTCGCGCTTGAACTCGTCCAGAAACAGAACATCAGTGAATTTTATTATAAAAACCAGCGGGAACTCTTTAACAGTCTGATCCAGACAACCGATCCGACAGTACGCCTTCAGACCGCATCCGAATTGGGCATACAGGAAGACAACCAATTCGCCACAGTCGTATTCCAGTACACGGATTATACGGATTCCCAATTGCTCGCAGCTTATGTACACCGGCTCATCGCACAAATCAAGAAAAATGGGGCGCCTTACATTCAAACCATCTTCGGGTATCAAAACAAAGTTATTGTCCTAGCCGCCTTGCCGACCTCTTCAGATTGCATCCAATTTGAGAAACAACTGAACGACATACTGATGGAGTCGTCGTCGACAAAGAAATTCAAGCTGAGCGGCGGCATGGGGAGCATTTACGAAGGCATTCATCTCATCGAAAAATCATACCAGGAAGCGCAAATTGCATTATCCAATCCGGCTTCCCGGCAAATCAGGGGACGTTTGGTAAAGTATTCGGATATCGGCATCAATCGTCTCTTTACCAATCAAAACACAGAAGAAATTTCACGGTTCCTCGTCGAGATTTTCGAACCGCTCCGAATGGTGGACAAAACAAATCAGACATTGGAAAAGACATTACTGACCTATTTTGAATGTAACCGCTCCGCTGTCGAAGCCGCCCAGTTGCTACACGTCCATATCAATACGCTTTACCAACGGCTCAAAAAGATAGAAGAATGCCTGGACCTCTCCTTCAAAAACCCGGAAGACGTCCTCCGCCTCCAACTAGCCTGCTACCTGAAAGAATCGATGGGAATCGGGTGA
- a CDS encoding DUF2357 domain-containing protein — translation MVTQFKVAFIETYGAVQKTIACDHFRRRMDLDYLADEVQLMENSVLQLQFDAPAGYRLYMDGLDQLEVDFVQEDERGLYLHPSSDPYVLYNPERYNKPYPFIPGTYFLMITTDQEEVYEARAKVTTKRITEDQHVKMIEEIEEAVKGLSSELTSRRKIFSEVALDIFGPEKVEEYSVILSRRDNIINGLNIIEKNRRYSVIKSYPVIPKAKAKKIDSKSIKYLMMHPEQQKTIQAPISTVTYDIPENRMIKKIVLLILNYVNEMRNCFLHPYARSHNKVQADLLKKEILILQNRLTLFLNERWIRNIPESATGEIPMAFFSVGTYNTFYKLYRMLKKGSAQKANAPKLQFHYKRSDLLYEIWGYLRVIKILKEEHGFEITRNWFQIDQNTLDQVIVPRQHDSDYVELSKNNKTIRIFYDERIPERRGDISPLRTMYTMSNNRPDCRIDVWVDAKYKGSLIIDFKYRKKEYLWNDDLLGNRQPSKVMRQLESYSSGMKSHTLTLNEEKNPLIDAQPVTEVWAVYPIRRETTDTDYELNEYDVRLIDLSPDVEIEHFSQMLEKTLQEIIQR, via the coding sequence ATGGTTACACAATTTAAAGTCGCGTTCATTGAAACATACGGGGCTGTACAAAAAACGATTGCTTGCGACCATTTCCGTAGAAGAATGGATCTCGATTATTTGGCAGATGAAGTGCAGTTGATGGAAAACTCGGTGCTGCAGTTGCAGTTCGACGCGCCTGCCGGCTACCGTTTGTACATGGACGGGTTAGACCAATTGGAAGTGGATTTTGTCCAAGAGGATGAGAGGGGATTATATCTCCACCCATCCTCCGATCCGTATGTCTTGTACAATCCGGAGCGGTATAATAAGCCATATCCATTCATACCGGGCACTTACTTCCTCATGATTACAACCGACCAGGAGGAAGTGTATGAAGCAAGGGCGAAGGTGACGACAAAGCGAATCACGGAAGACCAGCATGTGAAAATGATTGAAGAGATAGAGGAAGCGGTCAAAGGCTTGTCTAGCGAACTGACAAGCCGCCGGAAGATTTTCAGTGAAGTCGCTTTGGATATTTTCGGTCCTGAGAAGGTCGAGGAATACTCTGTCATCTTGTCGCGACGGGATAATATCATTAATGGACTGAATATTATCGAGAAGAATAGAAGGTATTCAGTCATCAAAAGCTATCCGGTCATCCCGAAAGCGAAGGCGAAGAAAATCGACAGCAAATCCATAAAATATTTGATGATGCATCCGGAGCAGCAAAAGACGATCCAAGCGCCGATTTCTACCGTGACATATGACATTCCGGAAAATCGGATGATTAAAAAAATCGTGCTTCTAATTTTGAACTATGTTAATGAAATGAGGAACTGCTTTTTGCATCCCTACGCTAGATCGCATAATAAGGTCCAGGCCGATTTGCTAAAAAAAGAAATCCTCATCTTGCAAAATCGATTGACTTTATTTTTGAATGAACGATGGATTCGGAATATCCCGGAGAGCGCCACCGGAGAGATCCCGATGGCGTTCTTCTCAGTAGGAACGTATAACACATTCTATAAGTTGTATCGCATGCTGAAGAAAGGGTCCGCGCAAAAAGCGAATGCGCCGAAGTTGCAATTTCACTATAAACGATCGGATTTACTATACGAAATATGGGGCTATTTGCGTGTCATCAAAATCTTAAAAGAGGAGCATGGATTTGAGATTACACGCAACTGGTTCCAAATCGACCAGAACACCTTGGACCAAGTGATTGTGCCGAGACAGCATGACTCCGACTATGTCGAATTGAGTAAGAACAATAAAACGATCCGGATTTTTTACGATGAGAGGATACCGGAACGAAGAGGTGACATTTCACCGCTCCGCACAATGTACACGATGAGCAATAATAGACCAGATTGCAGAATCGACGTATGGGTGGATGCCAAATACAAAGGTTCATTGATCATTGATTTTAAGTATCGGAAGAAAGAATACTTATGGAACGATGATTTGCTTGGCAATCGCCAGCCATCCAAAGTGATGAGGCAGCTAGAGTCCTATTCAAGCGGTATGAAATCCCATACGCTGACATTGAATGAGGAGAAAAATCCATTGATTGACGCGCAGCCCGTCACCGAAGTGTGGGCTGTCTATCCGATCAGAAGAGAGACGACGGATACAGATTACGAGCTGAATGAATACGACGTCCGATTAATCGACTTGAGTCCCGATGTCGAAATCGAGCATTTCAGCCAAATGCTCGAAAAAACGCTTCAAGAAATCATACAAAGGTGA
- a CDS encoding MaoC family dehydratase N-terminal domain-containing protein, whose amino-acid sequence MDLDKSLIGLRGQPYIVDVERRHIRQFAEAIGDSNPLYKDEEYAANSPYGGIIAPPTFLIALSEGNDLPLDLDYRRMLHGEQEFIYHRPIRLGDRLECQMVVSDLYERKGKSGPMQFLVLDTEIKDETGELVAVSRSNIIYRPLPAK is encoded by the coding sequence TTGGACTTGGATAAAAGTCTGATTGGTTTGAGAGGCCAACCATATATCGTGGATGTGGAAAGAAGACATATTCGTCAATTTGCAGAGGCAATCGGTGATTCGAATCCACTGTACAAAGACGAAGAATACGCGGCAAACTCACCGTATGGCGGAATTATTGCACCGCCGACCTTCCTCATTGCGTTGAGTGAAGGGAATGATTTGCCGCTGGATCTGGATTATCGGCGTATGCTTCATGGAGAACAGGAGTTCATCTATCATCGTCCAATTCGCTTAGGGGATCGACTAGAATGCCAGATGGTCGTTTCCGATTTATACGAGCGGAAAGGAAAGAGCGGGCCAATGCAGTTTTTAGTGCTAGATACTGAAATAAAAGATGAGACTGGTGAATTGGTGGCAGTTTCACGGAGCAATATCATTTATCGACCATTACCTGCAAAGTGA
- the pgeF gene encoding peptidoglycan editing factor PgeF has product MKTKLYIDNGQFQAGITLKTEMEPEKNNMALHACVNPNDVIENRRNLAVSLGCTLEDFVCANQTHSSNMQKVSLADKGRGAERLDTAIADTDALYTLDSNLVLCGFTADCVPVIFYNEVKGLVGVIHSGWQGTVKEITRKVFSHLQQAEQCDPADFHVQIGSSLSQERFEVDQDVYDKFKALGYADEFMYYNETTRKYHIDNQLTVKQQCELAGIPLEQIAMDTTCTYDSPSGFSYRQDKQCGRHLSFIMRK; this is encoded by the coding sequence ATGAAAACAAAACTATACATTGACAATGGACAGTTCCAAGCGGGTATAACGCTAAAGACTGAAATGGAACCGGAAAAAAATAATATGGCGCTGCATGCTTGTGTCAATCCAAATGACGTGATTGAAAACCGAAGAAACCTAGCCGTTTCCTTAGGATGCACACTTGAGGATTTTGTTTGCGCCAATCAAACCCATAGCTCGAATATGCAAAAGGTGTCGCTTGCAGACAAAGGGCGAGGAGCGGAACGCCTGGACACTGCCATCGCCGACACGGACGCCTTGTACACGCTGGATTCCAATCTTGTACTTTGCGGCTTCACGGCAGATTGTGTCCCCGTCATTTTTTATAATGAAGTGAAGGGCCTTGTCGGTGTCATCCATTCAGGTTGGCAAGGAACCGTCAAAGAAATCACTCGAAAAGTCTTTTCACATTTACAACAAGCCGAACAATGCGACCCGGCCGACTTTCATGTGCAGATCGGTTCATCCCTCAGTCAAGAACGGTTTGAAGTCGATCAAGATGTCTATGATAAATTCAAGGCCCTCGGTTATGCGGATGAGTTTATGTACTACAACGAAACTACCCGGAAATATCATATCGATAACCAACTTACAGTGAAACAGCAGTGTGAGCTGGCGGGCATCCCACTGGAGCAAATCGCTATGGATACGACTTGCACCTATGATAGCCCCTCGGGATTTTCCTATCGGCAAGATAAACAGTGTGGAAGGCATTTAAGCTTTATTATGAGGAAATAA
- a CDS encoding VOC family protein: MIHQLGQVMLYVTNQDDALKFWKEKVGFAVISEEDNGQGMRWIEVAPTPEAETSIVLHNKEFIAKMEPELNLQTPSLLFYTEDLDKFRENLLKQGITVGEVMTMPTGKVFNFADDEDNYFAVLEKK; this comes from the coding sequence GTGATTCATCAGTTGGGACAAGTGATGTTGTATGTTACGAATCAGGATGATGCCTTGAAATTTTGGAAGGAAAAAGTGGGGTTTGCTGTCATTTCCGAGGAGGATAACGGACAGGGAATGCGATGGATTGAAGTCGCTCCGACTCCGGAAGCGGAAACAAGTATCGTTCTTCATAATAAGGAATTTATAGCGAAAATGGAACCCGAATTAAACCTTCAAACCCCGTCACTGCTGTTTTACACAGAAGATCTTGACAAATTCCGTGAAAACTTATTGAAGCAAGGCATTACGGTAGGAGAAGTAATGACGATGCCTACGGGAAAAGTCTTTAATTTTGCCGATGACGAAGACAATTATTTTGCTGTGCTCGAGAAAAAGTAA